A stretch of Cryptococcus decagattii chromosome 7, complete sequence DNA encodes these proteins:
- a CDS encoding 3,4-dihydroxy-2-butanone-4-phosphate synthase, with translation MSRPSQVSNPPTTPPTPFQFDPVPDAIEAIKRGEFVVVMDDESRENEGDVVCAASAVTTEGMAWMIKWTSGYICLSLPPSRLKALQLPPSLPPSGVSQDPKGTAYHLTVDSAPGRHPVSTGISAHDRAYTARLLADPNSDESDFTRPGHMVTLRYAVGGVRKRRGHTECATDLCYLAGLPPAGLLCELVNPYDPAGSMARRDDCWRFAKEWGLKIISVEGLAEYVLKEGKQLVPEAEAEA, from the exons ATGTCTCGTCCTTCCCAAGTATCCAACCCGCCGACCACCCCACCTACTCCCTTCCAGTTTGACCCTGTACCCGATGCTATCGAAGCTATCAAACGTGGAGAGTTTGTAGTCGTCATGGACGATGAAAGCCGTGAAAACGAGGGAGACGTCGTTTGTGCCGCTTCAGCTGTCACTACAGAAGGTATGGCATGGATGATCAAGTGGACAAG CGGCTACATCTgcctctctcttcctccttctcgacTGAAAGCACTCCAACTCCCgccatcccttcctccttccgGTGTATCCCAAGACCCCAAGGGAACAGCGTACCACCTCACAGTCGACTCGGCGCCTGGACGTCATCCCGTTTCCACCGGTATCTCCGCCCACGATCGAGCGTACACCGCGCGCTTGCTCGCGGATCCCAACAGTGATGAGAGCGATTTTACAAGGCCGGGGCATATGGTGACATTGAGATACGCGGTAGGTGGGgtcaggaagaggagggggCATACAGAGTGTGCGACAG ATCTCTGCTATCTCGCAGGTCTCCCACCCGCTGGCCTTTTATGTGAACTCGTCAACCCGTACGACCCTGCAGGATCCATGGCAAGACGAGATGATTGCTGGCGGTTTGCAAAGGAATGGGGATTGAAGATTATCAGTGTGGAAGGGTTGGCAGAGTATGTGCTCAAGGAGGGTAAGCAGTTGGTGCCCGAGGCTGAGGCGGAAGCATAA